TCTATCCAAAACACTGATTTTTTGTTGAAGAGCCTTCTCGTAATATCCTTCAGCTCTTTTACGATCTTTGAGATCATTCTGGCAAACCATTCCCATCGCTTCATAAATCAGAGGATTTTCGGGATCTAAATCTAAGGCCTTTTGAAATTCTTTGAGGGATTCCTCATATTGATTGCTGCGAACCAGTGCCTGACCCAGATGGAAATAAAAGAGACTCTTTAATGCATCACGATCCAAGGCATTTTGAAACCAGCCAATGGCACTTTTCCAATCCCCCTTTTTCATAAAGACCATGCCCATTTCATCCATAATCCCTGCATCTGAGGAGCTTTGAGAATAGGCCTTATTAAGGTAACTCAAGGCATCCTCCAAATTACCCATTTGAAAATAAGAAAGACCCAATTTCCTAAAAAATTTCTGATAACCTGGATTAACCTTCACCCCTTTTTCATAGGCAATCACCGCTGCCAAAAAATCCTTATTCTCAAAATAGGCATTCCCCAAATTGTAATAAAGCGATGCATTTTTTGGGTCAAGTTCAATGGCCTGCCGATGAATCGCAATCGCTTCATCGATCTTCCCTAACCGACGTAAAACAAGCGCTGAACTATTTAAACCCCATATATTCTTAGGATTAATCGTGCAAACCTTTTTAAAATAAAGAAGCGCTTTTTCATAATCACGTTTCTTAAAATAAACCATTCCAAGCGCATTTAAGATAACCTCGTCGGCTGGATTTTTCTCCAAATAATGTTCATAATCCTGAATCGCCTCTTCCAATTTTCCACTCATTTCTTCAATCATTCCCAATCGCTTCAGCGCCTGTAAATTTGCTGGCTCTCTTTCCAAAACTCTGCGATAAGAAGCTCTCGCTTGATCAAAATTCTTTAAGTGAAAAGAATATTCCGCCATCGAAAAATCAATAATGGTAGGATCGACCCCCTTACGAGAAGCGGCTTGAATCAACTTAAGGGCTTGATTCCAATGCTGAAGCTCTTGATAGGTAAAGGTCAGACTCAAATAAATCTGTGGATGATTCGGATGATGACTGAGCGCTTGTTTAAAACTCTTCAAGGCCCCTTTAAAATCTCTTCCTTTAAGGGCAAACTCTCCCTCAGCCCATTCAACCTGCCAATTTTCAGGCTTAATCTGTTTCGCTTTTTCAATATAGGCAAGACCTTTTTTAGCAAAACCGCGTCTTATGAAGGATACCCCTATCCAGGCATGAGCCCCTAGATGATCGGGTTTAATGCGCAAAACTTCCCAAAAAAGTTCCATCGCCTTTTCATAATCCCCTTTAGAAAAATAAATTTTTCCTAAAGAAAAATAGGCCTTCTCATCATTAGGATTTTCTTGAATAATCTTCGTATAGAGCTGAGTAGCCTTTTCCCATTGACCCTCTCTAAAAAAGGTCCTCGCTTGCGAGAAATCATTGGACGAAACTTCTTCAGCTGAAAGCTGGCCGATCAGAGCTAAACATGCTAGAGTAGTTAATAGGGTTTGTTTCATCATCGTTGCCCTGGGCTTTCAGGCACACCTCGTAGATGAAAATAGTTTACAGTCCACAGTCGACAGTTTTAAAGGAGGTATTTATTTCTACGGACTGTGGACCGTTGACGATGGACTCATTTTCATGGTTGTTCATTTTTGTGTTCAATTATTAATATAAATATCTTATGATGTCTTGATCGTAAACGCCAGTAGGAAACGACATCCTTATGGAAACCAGTATTATTGAAGTAGGGACCACGCATGAGAAAGCCTTTGTTAAAGTCAGAGGTCGTGGCGATTTTCTCAACAGTCAAGTCCTCAAAGACTTTATGAATACCATGGTTGAAAAGGGAGTTACAGATTTTCTCATCGACCTAAAAGAATGTAAAACGATGGATAGCACTTTTATGGGAGTTCTTGCTGGAACAGCCCTTCAACTCAAAAACAAATATCAAAAGAAACTCACCCTCTTTAATGTTGAAGAACATAATCTGCAACTATTGACGACCCTTGGAATCCATATTTTTCTTAACATTGTCACCGATCCTTTCTCGACGTCAACTTCTCTTAACCCCCTTCCCGCCTCCTCTTCGTCCAAGAAAGAACGAGCCGAGGAAATGTTGAATGCCCACACCGTTCTTATGGAAATTTCAGAAGAAAATAAAATAAGATTTAAAGATGTCTATGAATATTTAAAGGAAGAAATCAGAAAAAGCAGTAAGGGGTAAAGTTCTTTCTTTAAGGAGATCTAACCTCACATTCTAAACGCTATGCTACCTCTTCTTTTGGTTGCTCTACTGGTCACCCTATTTTCCTATTATCGATCTAGACTTGTCTTAAACCAATTAAAAACATCTTACCAAACCCTTTCTCAGGAAAAAGAAGCCGTTCTCACTTTTATTCGTGAAATCGGGGAGGCCCTGACTTCTGCCCATGAACTGGACGAGCTCTTTCACCCTATTATTACCTGCGCAAAGAGACTTCTCAATGCCTCATCAGGCGCCATCTTCCTCTTAGAAGAAGACCACACGCACCTCAAAGCAAAAAGGGTCGATGGACTTTTTCCTCCCATTTTTGAATCCATTCCAACAGACGCTCTTACTAAACTGGCCACCAAGGCCAAGTATCTCCAAGACCTTATTATGAAAATCCGAATTCCCCTCGGCGAGGGAATCGTAGGAAGGGTCGCACAAGAAAGAGCTCCCATTCTCATTGAAAATGGAATGGATGACCCCCGCATTTCACAACCCCCGATCGATTTCCTCAAAGTAAAAACGCTGATGGCAGTCCCTCTCATTTTTAAAGATGAAATGATCGGCGTCATGATGACCATCAACAAAGAAGATGAAAAAAATTTTAATGAAAATGATCTTTCTCTCCTCGAAGCCATTTCAGATCAAGTGGCTTTGTCTATTCATAACGCAAAACTTTACCGGACCATTGCAGAAAAAGAAAGATTAGACAAAGAACTTAAGACTGCGACTCAAGTTCAACATCTTCTCTTACCCACCCTCTTTCCAAAAATATCTGGATTTGATTTTGCAGGCGTGAGCCGCCCCGCTCGAGAAATTGGAGGAGATTACTACGATTTTTTCCCGGTGGGAGAGGGAAAATATGGCATTGTGATTGCGGATGTTTCAGGAAAAGGTATTCCCGCCGCCCTTATTATGACCATGGCCCGAAGCATCCTACGAAGCGTCGCCCCAGGAGAAAATTCACCCCGTCATGTTCTGGCTGAGCTTAATCGGCTTTTATTTTTAGACATGCAGCATGATATGTTTATCAGCCTTGCCTATCTTGTACTCGATGAAGTCAATCGGAAATTAACCCTCACCCGGGCAGGGCATGAACCCATCATTTTATTTGATCAGAAAGATAATCGAGTGAAACTTCTAAGGCCTCAGGGAATTGTTTTAGGGATAGACGAAGGGCCTTTATTCACTTCCACTTTAGAGGAAGTGGTCTTATTTTTAAACAGTGGAGACGTCCTCGCTCTTTACACGGATGGAATCACAGAGGCCCATGATGCCTCTGGACAGGAATTTGGTTACGAGGCACTGACCGACGTGATCCACCATTCTTCTTCTCTTTCTGCACAAGAGATTGCAGAAAATATCTTAGGTCGAGTCGCACGTTTCACCGGTGGTATTTCTCAAAGAGATGATATGACCTTTTCAATCGTGAAAGTGCTTTAAACGGGTTACCAGTCACCCGTTACCCGTCTCCAGTATAAGAAATGTCACTTATTGACAGACGACTATTTTTTCATCATTGTACGATAAAAAGAGATTTTCCATCCGTTTCTAAGATGAGGGGTTCCCCTTTAGAAATAGAATAGCTTGAAATACCTCTCTCTCTAAGCGCCTCCATCAGGTCCTTATCAAGAGACTCGTCATAGACAACAGCCAAAATTTTTCCTCGATCTAATATTTTTAAAAAAGATTCTAAATCATAAGGGCCATCCGAAAGAATCAAAACCCCTTTCCCTTCAGGTCTTTCGAAAAAGGATTGAAGCACCTCTTTTGTATTAATCCACTGAAACCAAATATCATGGAATTCAAACTCATCAAGGTTTTTCTTATCCGGAAATAAATTTTTTACCTCTTTTATATTTTCTTCGACTTCCTCCATTGAAGGATTAAGTTTTGCCTGAGGAAAGGCTTGTAAAAAGGTCTCTGAATGAGGCCAAAACTCCTGATTAAAAAAAATATTTTGTATATCTCTCGTTTTAAAAATGAAGGGCAGCCTCCCTACCCATTCTACTTTGCCTTGATCTTTTTGATCAGAGGAGGATAGGGAGTCTTTAATCCATAAAGCTCCACTTCCATTGGGCCACTGAATCATTTGGGCCTTGAAGTCATTTCGATTGACCAACTGCAATCTTAAACATTTTTTATCAGGAACCTGAAAAAGGAAGGCAACAAGGGATAAAGCCACAAGTAAAAAATAAAAAAATTTGATTTTGCCTTGAGCCTTTAAAAAACCTAAAGCGATCACTCCATAATAAAAAAGAAACCAGAGTTTAGAAGGTTGATGGATAAAAAAACAAGCCCCTGGAATTCTTGAAAGAAAATCCATGAGGAAAATCAAAATATTTAAAAGAATTCCATTCACACTATTCAAAGAGAGACTTACCCCAGGAATAAATCCTAAAAGGCATGAGGCAAAACCTAGATTCATCGACAATCCCACCCAAGGAACGACCAGGAGATTGGCCAGAATAGTCACTGGAGAAAAAATTTGAAAATGATAGGCTACCACCGGTAACACTCCCAGCCAAACCGCGAGAGATCCACTCACAATT
The genomic region above belongs to Chlamydiota bacterium and contains:
- a CDS encoding SpoIIE family protein phosphatase: MLPLLLVALLVTLFSYYRSRLVLNQLKTSYQTLSQEKEAVLTFIREIGEALTSAHELDELFHPIITCAKRLLNASSGAIFLLEEDHTHLKAKRVDGLFPPIFESIPTDALTKLATKAKYLQDLIMKIRIPLGEGIVGRVAQERAPILIENGMDDPRISQPPIDFLKVKTLMAVPLIFKDEMIGVMMTINKEDEKNFNENDLSLLEAISDQVALSIHNAKLYRTIAEKERLDKELKTATQVQHLLLPTLFPKISGFDFAGVSRPAREIGGDYYDFFPVGEGKYGIVIADVSGKGIPAALIMTMARSILRSVAPGENSPRHVLAELNRLLFLDMQHDMFISLAYLVLDEVNRKLTLTRAGHEPIILFDQKDNRVKLLRPQGIVLGIDEGPLFTSTLEEVVLFLNSGDVLALYTDGITEAHDASGQEFGYEALTDVIHHSSSLSAQEIAENILGRVARFTGGISQRDDMTFSIVKVL
- a CDS encoding tetratricopeptide repeat protein, yielding MMKQTLLTTLACLALIGQLSAEEVSSNDFSQARTFFREGQWEKATQLYTKIIQENPNDEKAYFSLGKIYFSKGDYEKAMELFWEVLRIKPDHLGAHAWIGVSFIRRGFAKKGLAYIEKAKQIKPENWQVEWAEGEFALKGRDFKGALKSFKQALSHHPNHPQIYLSLTFTYQELQHWNQALKLIQAASRKGVDPTIIDFSMAEYSFHLKNFDQARASYRRVLEREPANLQALKRLGMIEEMSGKLEEAIQDYEHYLEKNPADEVILNALGMVYFKKRDYEKALLYFKKVCTINPKNIWGLNSSALVLRRLGKIDEAIAIHRQAIELDPKNASLYYNLGNAYFENKDFLAAVIAYEKGVKVNPGYQKFFRKLGLSYFQMGNLEDALSYLNKAYSQSSSDAGIMDEMGMVFMKKGDWKSAIGWFQNALDRDALKSLFYFHLGQALVRSNQYEESLKEFQKALDLDPENPLIYEAMGMVCQNDLKDRKRAEGYYEKALQQKISVLDRDRIKRALEKVKSRR
- a CDS encoding STAS domain-containing protein, which translates into the protein METSIIEVGTTHEKAFVKVRGRGDFLNSQVLKDFMNTMVEKGVTDFLIDLKECKTMDSTFMGVLAGTALQLKNKYQKKLTLFNVEEHNLQLLTTLGIHIFLNIVTDPFSTSTSLNPLPASSSSKKERAEEMLNAHTVLMEISEENKIRFKDVYEYLKEEIRKSSKG